DNA sequence from the Streptomyces sp. CA-210063 genome:
CACTGCCGCTTGAGCACCCCCACCCCGTGCTCCCCGGTCAGCGTGCCGCCCAGCCGCAGGGCCAGCGCGAAGATCTCACCCGCCGCCTCCCAGGCCGCGTCCGGCAGCTCCGGCAGCGCCGGGTCCACGACGACGATCGGGTGGAGGTTGCCGTCGGCGGCGTGCGCGACCGTGAACACCGGCACGTCGTGCCGTACGGAGATCGCGCGGATCTCCCGGACCGCCTCCGCCAGCCGGGAGCGCGGCACCGCGATGTCCTCGATCAACGGCCGCCCCAGCCGCTCCAGCGCCGGCAGCGCGAGACGGCGCGCGGCCAGCAGGGCCTCCGCCTCCGCCGGGTCGGAGGTCGTCTCCACCGTCGTCGCCAGCGGGCCGACCGCCCGGGCGACCACCTCCGCCTCGGCCGCCGCGCCCGCCCCGTCGCACTGCACCACCAGCAGGGCCGCACCCCGTTCCCGCAGCGCCGGATCGATCGCGTGCAGCACCGACCCGTCGACCAGCTCCGCGAGCGCCGGTACGACTCCGGCCCGCTGGATCGCGTACGAGGCCTCTGCGGCCGCCTCGAAGGTGTCGAAGTACGCGGCGAGCGTGGCCGTCGCCACCGGCACGGGCCGCAGCCGCAGCGTCGCCGACGTGATCACCCCGAGAGTGCCCTCCGAGCCGGTGAGCAGGGCCGTCAGGTCGTATCCGGTGACACCCTTGACCGTACGGCGGCCCGTGCGCACCACGGTGCCGTCCGCGAGCACCGCCTCCAGGCCCAGCACGCTGTCCCGGGTCACCCCGTACTTGGCGCAGCGCAGCCCGCCCGCGTTGGTCGCGATGTTCCCGCCGATCGTGGAGAGGGCCGCGCTCGCCGGGTCGGGCGCGTAGCGCAGACCATGCGGGCCGGCCGCGCGGTCCAGCTCGGCGGTGATCACACCGGGTTCGACGACCGCGAGCTGGTCGTCCGCCGACAGCTCCAGGATCCGGTTCATCCCGGAAAGGTCCAGAACGAGCGACCCTTCGCCCGCGCTCGCCCCGCCCGACAGGCCGGTGCCGGCCCCGCGTGGCACCACCGGCACCCGCAGGGCGTTCGCGTGCCGCAGGGTCACGATCACGTCCTCGGTCCGCCGGGCGTGCACCACGGCCGACGGAACCCCGTCCGGCCGGGTGCCCGAACGGTCGGTGGCGTGCGCGGCGAGCCCCGCCGGGTCGGTGGTGAGCCGGTCGAGCGGCAGATCACGGGCGAGCAGCCCCAGCAGCCGCGCGGACACGGTTGTCTCCGGTGCCGCCGTCACAGGCCCAGCGCCTTCGCGCCGATCGCGAGCAGTGCGATGTCCGCCTGCGGTGCGTGGACGGGCGCGCACTGGATGTCCCGGAAGTGCCGCTCCAGCGGATTGCCCCGCGCCAGCCCCGGATTGCCGAGCAACCGCACGGCCAGCTCCACCGCCCGCACCCCGTGCCGATCCGCCAAGGCCCTCGCACCGAGGGCCTGTTCGGGTGTGTACGACGAGTCACCCGCGTCGACCTTCGCCGCGCCGCCGAACACCAGCTCCTCGGCCGCCGTGAGCAGGAGCTCGATCTCCCCGGCGGTCGTACGGAAGCGTTCCGTACGGGCCACCGCATGCCCGAGACGGGCGGGCACCCGCTCATGGGCGAACGCGTGGAAGAACGCCTGCGCGGCCCGCGCCACCCCCAAGTACAGGGCGGCCAGCGGAAGATGGATCGCCGCGCCCGCCCGGTTGTCCTGCTCGGCGGCGGGCCCGTACGGCGTGAGCCCGATGACCTGTTCGTACGGCACCTGCACCGCCCGGAACGTCACGTCGTGGCTGCCACTGGCCCGCAACCCCAACTGGTCCCAGTCACCGGCGATCTCGATACCGGGCGAGCCGCCGGCCACCAGGAACGTGCCCACCCGCGGCTCGGCCTCCTCGGTGGTCGCCCACACCAGGAACCAGCCCAGCCCCTCCGCGCCCGTCACGAACCGCTTGGTGCCGCTGATCGCCCAGCCGTCGGCCGTCCGCCGGGCGCGCGTCGCGGGCAGCCCGCCCCGCGCGGGGGACCCCAACTCGGGCTCCACGCGCGCATGGTTGATCAGCACCGGCCCCTCCTCGGACTCCTTGAGGATCCGCGCGTACAGCTCCTCGGGCCAGTGCGGTTGTGCGGCCTGCCGGGCGTGCGCGACGAGCGTCATCGCCGAGATCAGGGCGACGGACGGATCGCCCCGCCCGAGGGCGTGCAGTATGCGGGCCGTCTCCTCCACCCCGGCGCCGCGACCGCCGTACCGCTCTCCGACGGTGGCGGTGAGCAGCCCGGCCTCGTGGACGACCTGGAGTGACTCGGCGGGGAAGTCGCCGGAGCGGTCGTACACGGGTGCCAGTTCGGCGAGACGGTCGATCACCTGTCGGCGGCTGCTCACAGGGCCTTCTCCAGATCGGCGTCGAGCGCCGTCGACCAGAACGACTTCACGTCCAACTTGGTCTTCAACGCGCCCAGTTCCGTGAACACGTCGGCGACCTCCTGCTGCGAGGCGATCGTGTCGTCGCCGACGGTCCGGGCCGCCGTCGGCCGCTGGGCCTGTGCGTCGAGCAGATCCTTCTTCGCCTGGGCGAGGGGCTGGTGCGTGGCCTCGGCGGTGATCTTCGCGAAGCCGTCCTCGTGCCCGTCCCGGACATACGCGTACGCCCGCGTGATCCGGGCGATCAGATCGGCGACCGCGGCCTTCTGAGCGGGGCTCTTCAGCACACTGTCCTTGGCCGACCACAGGAAGTTGCCCGACAGGATGTCCTTGCCGGAGCCGACCGTCGTGGCGCCCTGCTGGTGCGCGGTGATGATCGAGGTGCCGTAGGAGGCGAAGGCGTCGAGGCTGCCGCCGTTGAGGGCGGCGAGACCGTCGTTGGGCAGCAACGGCTTCGCGTCGATGTCGGACCACTCCAGGCCCGCCTGCCTCAGCAGCTCGTACAGGAAGTAGTGGGCGGTGGTGTTCTGCACATAGCCGACCCTCTTGCCCTTCAGGCCGGCGATGTCGGTGACCTTCGATCCCTTGGGGACGACCACCTCCTGGTTGAGGGTGGCGGCGCGCTGCACGGCGACGACCTTGAAGTTCGGTTCGCCGTCGGCCGCCGCGAAGATCGGCGGGATCTCACTGGAGGACGCCAGATCCAGGGCCCCGGCACGCATCGCCTGGAGCTGCTGGTCACCGCCCTGGAAGAGGTTCCACGTGACCTTGTACGGGGTGTCGTCGAGGCCGGCGTACTTCAGGATCGCCTCCTCGTTCTTCCAGCCGGTGGCACCGACTCTCAAGGTCACGGACGACAGGTCGGAGGAGGACGACGAGGAGAACGACGAGGACTCGGCCTCGGCGGAGGCGCCGCACGCCGCCGTGAGCGTCAGGAACAGAGCGGCGGCGGACGCGCGCAGGGTGCGCTGGAACACGGGATCTCCATGAGGGGGTGTCGCTGACCGGCGGAGGTCAGGCGGCCTGGGCGCCGGCGGCGCGATGGGCGAGTTCCTGCCGGACCAGCGGCAGGACATGGCGGGCGTAGTCGATGGCGTCGTTCAGCGGGTCGTAGCCCCGGATCGACAGCAGGTCGCAGCCGATGTCGACGTAGTCGAGCAGGGCCTTGGCGACCGTCTCCGGCGTGCCGACGAGGGCGGTCGAGGCCCCGGCCGCGTTGGTGGCGACCGCCGGCGCGGTCCACAGGCAGCGGTCGTGCACCTCCCCGCGCTCGGCGATGTCCAGCAGCCGCTGCGAGCCGACGTTCGCCGGGCGCCCACTGGTCCGGTAGTGCCGGAACGCGTCCGACGACGCCGACTCGGCCTGGAGCACGCCCAGCGTGCGGTGGGCCTTCTCCCAGGCCAGCTCCTCGGTGGGCGCGATGATCGGACGGAACGACACCCAGATACGTGGACGGGGGCGCCCCGCGGCGTCCGCGACCGCGTTCACGGCGGCGATCTGCTCCGCCGTCTCCTTCAACGGCTCGCCCCACAGCCCGAAGATGTCACCCTGCTGCCCGCCCACCCGATAGGCGTCCTGCGACGACCCGCCCACCGAGACCGGGATCAGCCCGTTCACCGGCTTCACATCGGAGTGGTAGCCCTCGAACCTGAAGTACTTGCCCTCGTGCGAGACGGGCCCGTCGGCCGTCCACACCTTCCTGAGCACCTGGATGTACTCGTCCGAACGCTCGTACCGCTCCGCCTTGTCGAGGTAGTCGCCCTCCCGCCGCTGCTCCTCGTCACTGCCCCCGGAGATGATGTGCAGCGACAGCCTGCCGTCGCTGATCCGGTCCAGGGTCGCGAGGGCGCGTGCCGCGTGCGTGGGGAAGATGACACCCGGCCGGTGGGCCAGGATCGGGCGGATTCGCTCGGTGTGCGTGGCCACGAACTGGGCCAGCTGGAGGGCGTCCGGGGACGCCGAGTGGTAGGCGACGAGGGTGTGGTCGAAGCCGCCGTCGTCCAGCGCACGTGCGTACGTGCGCAGATAGCCGGGGTCGAAGCCGGTACGCGCGCTCGCCGCGGGCCCGTTGACACCGGGGGCGGTGTGGACGGCGCTGATGAATTCCACGGGCATGGTGAACTCCCTTCACAAACCAGTCACTTGAGGACAGAGGTGTCGGCGGACTCGGCCACGTCGACGTTCGGTTCGAGGACCCCGATGCCGTTCATGAGATCGGCGACACCCTGGACCGTCCTGGTCACCTCGGCGTCGATCGGCAGGACCTGGCTGTACGCGGCCGACGCGAGCGTCTTCGCCACCGACTCGTCGGCGCCGTTGCGCTCCACGATGGCCTTCGCGTACGCGTCCTCGTGCGTGTCGGTCCACTTCAGGGCCGTACCGAGCCGCTTGAGGAAGTCGCCGAGCGCGGCCTTCTTCCCGGAGTCCGCGAGGGCCTGGTCGGAGGCGCCGATGAAGCCGTAACCGCTGACGCGGCCGTCGGCGCCGTCGACGAGCAGCTTGCCGCCCTGTTCCAGACCGACGGCCTGGTAGACGCCGAAGGTCGCCCACACCTTGATCCTCCCGGAGGCGAAGGCGGCCTGCGCGTCGGTCGGCAGCAAGTACTGGACCTTCACATCGGAGTACGTGAGCCCGTTCTCCTGGAGGACGTTGGCGAGCAGATACTCCGAGACGCTGCCCTTGGCCGAGGACACCACGACCTTCTGGCCCTTCAGGTCCTCGACGCTGTCGATGCCGGACCCCTCGCGGACGACGATCCCGACGTGCCGCCCGTCGTTCTTCAGCGCGGCGACCGTCTTGAACCTCACCCCGCCGCTGAGCGCCTGGAGGGCGGGCAGATCGGCCGAGTACGTGGTGTCGGCGGCGTTCGCCTGCACGGCCTGGTAGAGCGGGGCCGCGCCCTCGAACTCGGCCCACTTCACCTGGTAGTCGGCGCCCTCGAGCGCGCCCGAGGCGGCGAGAATGGTCTGGAGGGTCTTGGCCTGGTCGCCGATGGTCAGCGTGACCCGGCCGTTCTTCGACGAAGAAGCCTCCGCCGAGGAGTCCCCGCCACAGCCGGTCAGCGCCAGCAGGGCGGTGAGGCTCAGCGCGGCGGCCGTGATCCGGCGTATCACTGCGGGTGTCACGAGGGGGTTCCTTCCAAGGTGCGGTTCACGCCGAGCCAGGTCAGCAGGCGGGCGCGCAGGGAGACGAACTCGGGGGCGGTCAGATCACGGGGCCGGGGCAGATCGACGGTCAGCTCATGGGCGATTCGGCCCTCGTCCATGACCAGCACCCGGTCGGCGAGCAGCAGCGCCTCCTCCACGTCATGCGTGACCAGGAGGATCGCGCAGCCGTGCCGCTGCCACAGCTCGGCCACCAACTGCTGCACCCTGCCCCGGGTGAGGGCGTCGAGCGCGCCGAACGGCTCGTCCAGGAGCAGGAGTTCGGGCTCACGGACCAGTTCTCGGGCCAGCGAGACGCGCTGGGCCTGACCGCCGGAGAGCGTCTTCGGCCACACGGTCGCGCGGTCCGCGATACCGACCTCGTCCAGCGCCTTCGCGGCCACGGCCCGGTCGGGCCGTCCGGGCAGCCCGAGGACCACATTGCGCCAGACCTTCAGCCAGGGCAGCAGCCGGGGCGACTGGAAGGCCGCGCTGCGCCGGGCCGGTACGGTCACCTCGCCGCCGATCTCCTCGTCCAGCCCGGCGAGGATCCGCAGCAACGTCGACTTGCCGCAGCCGCTGTGCCCGAGCAGGGCCACGAACTCGCCCTCCCGGATGTCGAGATCGAGATCGTGCAGCACGGTGTGGCCGTCGAAGGCCCGCGAGAGCCCGCGTATCTCCACGCTGTTGGCCACGACAGGGCTGCCGGAGACGGTGGTGGTCATGGCGCTCACGCCTCCCCTTCGAAGTTGGCCCGCCAGGTCAGCAACCGGCGCGACAGGACGCGTACGGCGAAGTCGCAGGCCAGGCCGAGCAGCGCGTACACGGCGAGGCAGAGCACGATGACGTCCGTGCGGAAGTACTGCTGGGCGTTGCTCATCAGATGACCGAGTCCCGCGTCCGCGTTGATCTGCTCGGCGAACACCAGCGCCAGCCAGGCCGTCGACAGCGCGTACCGGAGCCCCACGAGAGCCCCGGGCAGCGCGCTCGGCAGGATCACGTAGGTGATCAGCCCCAGCCGCCCGAGCCCCATCATCCGTGCGGCCTCGACGAGTTGGGCGTCCGTGGAGCGGATCCCGCCGTAGATGTTGAAGTACAGCGGATACGTCACCCCGAGCGCGACCAGCGCGATCTTCGGCGTCTCCTCGATGCCGAACCACACGATGAACAGCGGGATCAGGCCCACCCACGGGATCGCGCGGAACATGCCCATCGAGGAGTCGATGACGTCCTCACCGAGCCGGAACAGCCCCGCGAGCAGCGACAGGGTCAGCGCGATGGTCGCCCCGATCAGGAACCCGGTGGCGGCCCGGCGCCCCGAGGCGGCGACGGCACTGGGGAGTTCACCGCTCTTCGTCAGCTCCACGGCCTGCTCGACGACATCCACGGGGGAGGCGAGGACCGACTCGGGGAGCAGCCCGGTCGCCGAGGTCAGGAACCACAGCAGGACCAGGCCGAGGGGACCGGAGGCACGGCGTACGGCGCGGGGGACGGTGAAGCGGCGCGCGGTCTTCGCGGTGCCACGGATGGTGACGCGGGTCGGCGTGGGCGCCGCGTCCGCGCGGGTCGGCCGCTGGGGCAGTACCAGTGGTTTCGTCGTCATGGCCGGCTTCCCTTCACGGCCGGGCGGGCCGGATCGGCGGACCAGGCGGACCAGGAGCCGGGGAAGAGCGTCGCCTCGAAACCGGCGATCGCGAGCGCGGCGATCTGATGGGCGGCGGTGACACCGGAACCGCAGTACACGCCGATGCGCTCCGCCTCACCGGCGCCCTTCGCCAGGAACCGCTCCCGCAGCTCCTCGGCGGACCGGAACGTCCCGTCGGCCGCCAGGTTCTCCCCGGTCGGCGCCGACACGGCCCCCGGAATGTGTCCGGCCCGCGGATCCACCGGCTCGACCTCACCCCGGTACCGTTCGGCGGCCCGCGCGTCCAACAGCAGCCCTGACGCGGCGAGTTCGGCGACCCCGTCGGCATCGGTCACCGGCAGCCCACCGGACCGCAGCACTACATCACCGGGCAACGGAGGGGTGGGCGTACCCGATTCCAGCTCCAGCCCGGCGGCTTTCCACGCGGCCAACGCCCCGTCCAGCAGCTTCACCTCGGTCACCCCGGCGAACCGCAACAGCCACCATGCCCGGGCCGCCGCCGCGTTGCCCAGATCGTCGTACACGACGACCGACCGGCCCTCCCCGACGCCCCAACGCCGTGCTGCGGCCCGCAGATCGGCGAGCTCGGGCAGGGGATGCCGCCCGCCCTCCGGACTCGGCGGCGCGGCCAGCTCCGTGTCGAGGTCGACGTACACCGCGCCCGGTATGTGCCCGGCCGCGTAGTGCTCCCGGCCATGAGGATCACCGAGCGCCCACCGCACATCGAGCAGCACGGGCGGGTGCTCGGAGTGGAGCAGGGCGTCCAGCTCGGCGACGGACGTGGTGACGCGGCTGATGGGGGTGGTCGAGGTTCGCGTGCTCACGACGGACCCGCCGCGATGACCGGCAGCTCGGGGGAGAGACGGAGCCGCTCCAGGAAGAGGACGACCACGGAGGCGGCCGTACGGTGCAGGGCGTCGTTGAGGACGTCGTGCCGACCGCCGTCGAAGGTCACGGTCCGTACGGCGGGGTGGCCCGCGTAGGCGTTCCGTGCCCCGTCGAGCGGGCTGATGGCGTCGTCCGTGCCGTGCAGCGCGAGCACGGGGACGTCCACGAGATCCAGGCGCAGTTCCGGCAGTTCCTCAGGGGTCTCGTCGAGCGCGCCCCGCCGGAAGCCGGGGTCGTGCGCGAGCCGGCCCTGATGGGTGGGGCACGCGGTCCGCGCCGCGACCTCGGTCTCCCAACTCCCGGACACCCAGGGCCCGATGGGCAGACCGGCCAGGATCAGCGCGTCGAGGCCCGTGGTCTGCTCGGCGGCGAGATGTACGGCGTAGCGGGCGCCCGTGTCGGAGCCGACCAGCACCTTCGGGCCGGGCAGCGACTCGTCGGCCAGGAGCTTGGCCGCCTCGTCGAGGACGGAGGGGTCGGCGGTCGGGTCGCCGAGCGCGCGGACCCGGTAGGCGTCGAAGGCGAGACGGCGGCCGAACCGTTCGTACACGCCGCCGTGCTCACCCCGCCCGGCGAGCACGATGAGCGTGCCGCGCGCGGCGAGACCT
Encoded proteins:
- a CDS encoding FAD-binding oxidoreductase, with product MSARLLGLLARDLPLDRLTTDPAGLAAHATDRSGTRPDGVPSAVVHARRTEDVIVTLRHANALRVPVVPRGAGTGLSGGASAGEGSLVLDLSGMNRILELSADDQLAVVEPGVITAELDRAAGPHGLRYAPDPASAALSTIGGNIATNAGGLRCAKYGVTRDSVLGLEAVLADGTVVRTGRRTVKGVTGYDLTALLTGSEGTLGVITSATLRLRPVPVATATLAAYFDTFEAAAEASYAIQRAGVVPALAELVDGSVLHAIDPALRERGAALLVVQCDGAGAAAEAEVVARAVGPLATTVETTSDPAEAEALLAARRLALPALERLGRPLIEDIAVPRSRLAEAVREIRAISVRHDVPVFTVAHAADGNLHPIVVVDPALPELPDAAWEAAGEIFALALRLGGTLTGEHGVGVLKRQWVAEELGSAAHGLQRRIKEVFDPHGILNPGKGL
- a CDS encoding acyl-CoA dehydrogenase family protein, whose product is MSSRRQVIDRLAELAPVYDRSGDFPAESLQVVHEAGLLTATVGERYGGRGAGVEETARILHALGRGDPSVALISAMTLVAHARQAAQPHWPEELYARILKESEEGPVLINHARVEPELGSPARGGLPATRARRTADGWAISGTKRFVTGAEGLGWFLVWATTEEAEPRVGTFLVAGGSPGIEIAGDWDQLGLRASGSHDVTFRAVQVPYEQVIGLTPYGPAAEQDNRAGAAIHLPLAALYLGVARAAQAFFHAFAHERVPARLGHAVARTERFRTTAGEIELLLTAAEELVFGGAAKVDAGDSSYTPEQALGARALADRHGVRAVELAVRLLGNPGLARGNPLERHFRDIQCAPVHAPQADIALLAIGAKALGL
- a CDS encoding ABC transporter substrate-binding protein; translated protein: MFQRTLRASAAALFLTLTAACGASAEAESSSFSSSSSSDLSSVTLRVGATGWKNEEAILKYAGLDDTPYKVTWNLFQGGDQQLQAMRAGALDLASSSEIPPIFAAADGEPNFKVVAVQRAATLNQEVVVPKGSKVTDIAGLKGKRVGYVQNTTAHYFLYELLRQAGLEWSDIDAKPLLPNDGLAALNGGSLDAFASYGTSIITAHQQGATTVGSGKDILSGNFLWSAKDSVLKSPAQKAAVADLIARITRAYAYVRDGHEDGFAKITAEATHQPLAQAKKDLLDAQAQRPTAARTVGDDTIASQQEVADVFTELGALKTKLDVKSFWSTALDADLEKAL
- a CDS encoding LLM class flavin-dependent oxidoreductase, which produces MPVEFISAVHTAPGVNGPAASARTGFDPGYLRTYARALDDGGFDHTLVAYHSASPDALQLAQFVATHTERIRPILAHRPGVIFPTHAARALATLDRISDGRLSLHIISGGSDEEQRREGDYLDKAERYERSDEYIQVLRKVWTADGPVSHEGKYFRFEGYHSDVKPVNGLIPVSVGGSSQDAYRVGGQQGDIFGLWGEPLKETAEQIAAVNAVADAAGRPRPRIWVSFRPIIAPTEELAWEKAHRTLGVLQAESASSDAFRHYRTSGRPANVGSQRLLDIAERGEVHDRCLWTAPAVATNAAGASTALVGTPETVAKALLDYVDIGCDLLSIRGYDPLNDAIDYARHVLPLVRQELAHRAAGAQAA
- a CDS encoding ABC transporter substrate-binding protein, translating into MIRRITAAALSLTALLALTGCGGDSSAEASSSKNGRVTLTIGDQAKTLQTILAASGALEGADYQVKWAEFEGAAPLYQAVQANAADTTYSADLPALQALSGGVRFKTVAALKNDGRHVGIVVREGSGIDSVEDLKGQKVVVSSAKGSVSEYLLANVLQENGLTYSDVKVQYLLPTDAQAAFASGRIKVWATFGVYQAVGLEQGGKLLVDGADGRVSGYGFIGASDQALADSGKKAALGDFLKRLGTALKWTDTHEDAYAKAIVERNGADESVAKTLASAAYSQVLPIDAEVTRTVQGVADLMNGIGVLEPNVDVAESADTSVLK
- a CDS encoding ABC transporter ATP-binding protein, with product MTTTVSGSPVVANSVEIRGLSRAFDGHTVLHDLDLDIREGEFVALLGHSGCGKSTLLRILAGLDEEIGGEVTVPARRSAAFQSPRLLPWLKVWRNVVLGLPGRPDRAVAAKALDEVGIADRATVWPKTLSGGQAQRVSLARELVREPELLLLDEPFGALDALTRGRVQQLVAELWQRHGCAILLVTHDVEEALLLADRVLVMDEGRIAHELTVDLPRPRDLTAPEFVSLRARLLTWLGVNRTLEGTPS
- a CDS encoding ABC transporter permease encodes the protein MTTKPLVLPQRPTRADAAPTPTRVTIRGTAKTARRFTVPRAVRRASGPLGLVLLWFLTSATGLLPESVLASPVDVVEQAVELTKSGELPSAVAASGRRAATGFLIGATIALTLSLLAGLFRLGEDVIDSSMGMFRAIPWVGLIPLFIVWFGIEETPKIALVALGVTYPLYFNIYGGIRSTDAQLVEAARMMGLGRLGLITYVILPSALPGALVGLRYALSTAWLALVFAEQINADAGLGHLMSNAQQYFRTDVIVLCLAVYALLGLACDFAVRVLSRRLLTWRANFEGEA
- a CDS encoding sulfurtransferase, which produces MSTRTSTTPISRVTTSVAELDALLHSEHPPVLLDVRWALGDPHGREHYAAGHIPGAVYVDLDTELAAPPSPEGGRHPLPELADLRAAARRWGVGEGRSVVVYDDLGNAAAARAWWLLRFAGVTEVKLLDGALAAWKAAGLELESGTPTPPLPGDVVLRSGGLPVTDADGVAELAASGLLLDARAAERYRGEVEPVDPRAGHIPGAVSAPTGENLAADGTFRSAEELRERFLAKGAGEAERIGVYCGSGVTAAHQIAALAIAGFEATLFPGSWSAWSADPARPAVKGSRP
- a CDS encoding alpha/beta hydrolase is translated as MPSSTLSSSWDEPEGLAARGTLIVLAGRGEHGGVYERFGRRLAFDAYRVRALGDPTADPSVLDEAAKLLADESLPGPKVLVGSDTGARYAVHLAAEQTTGLDALILAGLPIGPWVSGSWETEVAARTACPTHQGRLAHDPGFRRGALDETPEELPELRLDLVDVPVLALHGTDDAISPLDGARNAYAGHPAVRTVTFDGGRHDVLNDALHRTAASVVVLFLERLRLSPELPVIAAGPS